AGGCCTTGCAGGTCGCCGATGCCGTCGGCGTTGGAGTCCTTGAAGGACCGCACCAGGACCTCGTAGAAGACAGCCCGCTTGAACCACAGCGGGTCACTCTTCGTCAGTCCGTGGTGCTGCTCCGGCAGCATGTCGGTCACGCTCACCTCCAATGGGTGTCATCCCTCGGTCCAAACCTAGCTGTGATGCGGTTTGCGGTACGCCGAAATGATCCGGCGACGCGCGGGTGGACACGCTTTCTCCGGGCTGCACTGATATCCCTTACCCGTCAGACGGTTTCTCAAAAGGGCAGTACGGTCCGGTGATGTCCGGTGCTGTGGAAACCGGCCGTGGGATGGCGGTCCTGGCCGACGCTCCGCTCAGTCTGCCGGGCCTTTGCCAGTACATGCAAATGGGGGCCTGATCGCCCTATCTGCGGGCCGATTCCCTACTTTCCGGCGCCCGGCGACCGGCGCGGTTTGCGGACGTACTTGGTGAAGCCGGCGCGTTCGGCGTCGGCCTCGGTGCGGAACCAGACCTCGGGTCTGGTCCGGCCGTAGTACGGGGATTCCGGAGTGTGGAACAGCATCGACTGGGCGTTGCCCTTGATGGTGAATCCGTCCGGCGGGCCCTGGTGCGGCACCGCGTCGGCCGAGCCTTCGCCGTACCGTCCGGGCGGCACGTCGTCCATCGGCTCGTCGAACAACGTCGGCACCGCCGGCTCGCCGCCGTCCATCCGCTGCGAGAACTGCGCCGGTACTACCGGCGGCGCCGGCGTTGCGGGCGCTGCC
The window above is part of the Kribbella voronezhensis genome. Proteins encoded here:
- a CDS encoding sunset domain-containing protein; its protein translation is MSWLFRNNWPWSLLAFLVGAIITWFLLARRQQPRAAPAAARQAAEEKTDVLVGAGVRAAGTPDAAPPRSPDPEPVPAGPAAPATPAPPVVPAQFSQRMDGGEPAVPTLFDEPMDDVPPGRYGEGSADAVPHQGPPDGFTIKGNAQSMLFHTPESPYYGRTRPEVWFRTEADAERAGFTKYVRKPRRSPGAGK